In Armatimonadota bacterium, a single genomic region encodes these proteins:
- a CDS encoding helix-turn-helix transcriptional regulator translates to MQLKPLEYLGRSLQSEVMDGVGITLSRYTHPEAQPWHFHEHLNVSLLLDGTFVDDSRELGQQPLKPLDMVVHPQGALHRSCPSGPGRLSLNLEPMVGWLEQHGFSRVEYRVSSVPELGIAAFQYLLGNESNMSDALLESLCPPDGQAETGYWFERVEDLIGQREDWTLSGLADALGVHPVYFARVFRARRGQSVTSFLRERRLVRAANCLVRARSTGSEIATRFGYSDEAHFSRHFRTVFGMSPTSAKKRFQIFNLN, encoded by the coding sequence GTGCAACTCAAGCCGCTCGAATATCTCGGGAGATCACTTCAGTCCGAAGTCATGGATGGGGTGGGAATCACGCTATCCAGGTACACCCATCCCGAGGCGCAACCTTGGCACTTCCACGAGCACCTCAACGTATCGCTGCTCCTTGATGGCACGTTCGTGGATGATTCTCGGGAGCTAGGGCAGCAACCTCTCAAGCCGCTTGATATGGTCGTTCACCCGCAAGGCGCGCTTCACCGGTCGTGCCCCAGCGGGCCAGGAAGGCTGAGCTTAAACCTAGAACCGATGGTTGGCTGGCTTGAGCAACATGGATTCTCCCGCGTGGAGTACCGAGTCTCTTCAGTTCCCGAACTCGGGATTGCGGCGTTTCAATACTTGCTGGGGAACGAGTCGAACATGTCCGATGCGCTTCTGGAGTCGCTATGTCCACCAGACGGCCAAGCAGAAACTGGCTACTGGTTTGAGCGCGTTGAGGATTTGATCGGCCAGCGCGAGGATTGGACTCTCTCGGGTCTTGCCGATGCGCTAGGAGTGCATCCGGTGTACTTTGCAAGAGTCTTTCGCGCGAGAAGGGGCCAGTCGGTCACTTCGTTCTTACGAGAGCGGAGGTTGGTCAGGGCGGCGAACTGCTTGGTCCGTGCTCGGTCGACTGGCTCGGAAATTGCCACTCGCTTCGGCTACTCCGATGAAGCCCACTTCTCTCGACACTTCCGCACCGTCTTCGGCATGTCTCCAACTTCAGCGAAGAAAAGGTTTCAAATCTTCAACTTGAACTGA
- a CDS encoding DNA-3-methyladenine glycosylase, with translation MTGAEKHILQVEPRFGPLIERFGPCELIHPLRGANVYESLMSSILYQQLSTKAATTIRGRLYALFPGHDAPPPEGLMALSLEELRAVGVSRQKAGYLQDLASKASSIPSIEELGTMGDEEIIQRLIPIKGIGRWSIEMLLMFTFGRMDVLPVDDMGVQEGMKRLLGLEARPKKKEMEALAEPWKPYRSVASWYLWRVLEL, from the coding sequence GTGACCGGAGCCGAGAAGCACATCCTACAAGTTGAACCCCGCTTTGGACCGCTTATCGAGCGGTTCGGTCCGTGCGAACTCATTCATCCGCTGCGCGGAGCAAATGTCTATGAGAGCCTGATGAGCTCGATCCTGTATCAACAGCTTTCGACCAAGGCGGCGACAACGATCAGAGGCCGCCTATACGCCCTCTTTCCTGGACACGATGCCCCTCCTCCCGAGGGGTTGATGGCTCTTTCCTTAGAAGAGTTACGGGCGGTTGGTGTCTCCAGGCAAAAGGCAGGATATTTACAAGATTTAGCATCTAAAGCATCCTCTATCCCGTCCATCGAGGAGTTGGGCACGATGGGCGACGAGGAGATCATCCAGCGTCTCATTCCCATCAAAGGCATCGGTCGCTGGTCGATCGAAATGCTGCTGATGTTCACCTTCGGCCGGATGGATGTTCTGCCCGTTGACGACATGGGCGTCCAAGAAGGCATGAAGCGGCTACTAGGCTTGGAGGCGAGACCGAAGAAGAAGGAGATGGAGGCCCTTGCCGAGCCTTGGAAGCCCTACCGCTCGGTGGCCAGCTGGTATTTGTGGCGAGTGCTCGAGCTCTAG
- a CDS encoding M55 family metallopeptidase, which translates to MNVFISVDIEGITGLVSWSQCSRPDGSSYDYQFARRMMAHDVNAAIRGARAAGASRIVVKDSHGNSKNLLIEDLEPGVELISGHGSGRDGMMEGIDSSFDAAFLVGYHAGAGTAGGIMEHTYTGRSHRLFINDIEIAEMGLAAGTAGRYGVPLVFVSSDDKGCAEASALIPGITTVTTKFGFGRYMGRLLHPSETGPAIEKGAALAMGRLTAPWFPSEPCVVRLEVNRTEDADWAARIPGVRRLDGYSVEVSAETYEDAQSWAVVLLSVGALGPGSHD; encoded by the coding sequence ATGAACGTCTTTATCTCGGTCGATATCGAAGGGATTACCGGGCTGGTTTCTTGGAGCCAGTGCAGTCGGCCCGACGGTAGCTCATATGACTATCAATTCGCGCGGCGAATGATGGCGCATGATGTCAATGCGGCGATTCGTGGGGCGCGGGCGGCGGGGGCTTCGCGGATCGTGGTGAAGGATTCGCATGGCAACTCGAAGAACTTGCTGATTGAGGACTTGGAGCCCGGCGTTGAGTTGATTTCGGGGCACGGTTCGGGGCGCGATGGGATGATGGAGGGCATAGATTCATCGTTTGACGCAGCATTCCTGGTTGGCTACCATGCTGGGGCAGGAACGGCGGGTGGGATTATGGAGCACACGTACACTGGGCGGTCGCATCGGTTGTTTATCAACGATATCGAGATCGCGGAGATGGGCTTGGCTGCGGGGACGGCGGGGCGATATGGGGTGCCGTTGGTGTTTGTGTCGAGTGACGACAAGGGGTGCGCGGAGGCATCGGCTCTGATTCCGGGGATTACGACGGTGACGACTAAGTTTGGGTTTGGGCGGTACATGGGCCGGTTGCTGCACCCTTCTGAGACGGGGCCGGCGATCGAGAAGGGGGCGGCGTTGGCTATGGGGAGATTGACGGCACCTTGGTTCCCGTCAGAGCCTTGTGTCGTTCGGTTGGAGGTGAATCGAACCGAGGACGCCGACTGGGCGGCCCGCATTCCGGGGGTTCGCCGGTTGGATGGCTACTCGGTCGAGGTTTCGGCGGAGACGTACGAGGATGCCCAGAGCTGGGCCGTTGTACTTCTTAGTGTCGGGGCATTGGGACCGGGCTCGCACGATTGA